The Spirochaetota bacterium genome has a window encoding:
- a CDS encoding DUF4292 domain-containing protein translates to MIPLEVDIRNAHNAPAAGAPLCPRRRKKTVANPGRQRYNHTRTMRPNTTPHAVLALSLAALFAAPLAVAADETAVLFREVARAHAKILTIDAEITQYITEPGRGREIFRGRYRADGRGRFRIDYTVPSRQIVRSDGAGFEWYYPDDRLLYYAKAAGRGPARPGFNPLDGIDSELETRFELSGGAWRLYGFFKRARVYHLKDRQSGVDIEVRVDPSTKAVISKTVRDRRGYELLKETYEGYRAIGGIYFPSRVSVTARTAKGITSNVTDYGRVTLNGPVPDAVFRADHPRGVTRKRLYE, encoded by the coding sequence ATGATACCATTGGAAGTTGACATCCGCAACGCGCACAATGCCCCGGCGGCAGGGGCGCCATTATGCCCCCGCCGCCGGAAAAAAACGGTTGCGAACCCCGGCCGGCAGCGTTACAACCACACCCGTACCATGCGACCGAACACGACACCCCACGCCGTCCTCGCGCTCTCGCTGGCTGCGCTCTTCGCCGCGCCGCTCGCTGTCGCGGCCGATGAAACCGCCGTACTCTTCCGCGAGGTCGCGCGCGCCCACGCGAAGATCCTTACGATCGACGCCGAAATCACGCAGTATATAACCGAGCCGGGCAGGGGGCGGGAGATATTCCGCGGGCGCTACCGCGCCGACGGGCGCGGGCGCTTTCGCATCGATTACACGGTCCCCTCGCGCCAGATCGTCCGCAGCGACGGGGCCGGCTTCGAATGGTATTATCCCGACGACCGCCTGCTCTATTACGCAAAGGCCGCGGGCCGTGGCCCGGCGCGTCCGGGCTTCAACCCGCTCGACGGCATCGACAGCGAGCTTGAAACGCGTTTCGAGCTCTCGGGCGGCGCCTGGCGGCTGTACGGCTTTTTCAAACGCGCGCGCGTGTATCACCTCAAAGACCGCCAGAGCGGCGTCGACATCGAGGTGCGCGTCGATCCGTCGACGAAGGCGGTCATTTCGAAGACGGTGCGCGACCGGCGCGGATACGAGCTGCTTAAGGAGACCTACGAGGGGTATCGCGCGATAGGTGGGATATACTTTCCTTCGCGGGTGAGCGTGACGGCCCGGACGGCGAAGGGGATCACCTCCAACGTCACCGATTACGGTCGCGTTACGCTTAACGGACCCGTCCCCGACGCCGTGTTCCGGGCCGACCACCCGCGCGGCGTGACGAGGAAACGGCTTTATGAATAA
- a CDS encoding pyridoxal phosphate-dependent aminotransferase: MISKKAQEVTPFIVMDVMARAQELERAGENVIHLEVGEPDFETPESIRHAAIEAIRSGKTHYTHAMGLLELREAICEHYLAEYGVRISPERILVTSGTSPAFLFMMLAMLEPGDEVILSNPHYACYPNFIRTVGGEPVFVRTHPEEGFQYRPEAIKSALTPRTRGIVINSPCNPTGIVMNDQNLRDIAQFGDRYIISDEIYHGLVYRGRARSILEFTDRAFVINGFSKLFAMTGWRLGYVIFPMEFATVMQRIHQNFAISANSFVQWACVAAFRDTKDDIELMRRTYDERRVYMIERLKRIGLKIHMEPTGAFYVFADGRHIFDDSFKEAFRIVDTVKVGVTPGIDFGSGGEGFLRFSYANSLENIKEGLDRVERYFKERG, encoded by the coding sequence ATGATTTCGAAAAAAGCGCAGGAAGTAACCCCATTTATCGTCATGGATGTCATGGCCAGGGCGCAGGAGCTTGAGAGAGCGGGCGAAAACGTGATCCATCTGGAGGTGGGCGAGCCCGATTTTGAGACTCCCGAGTCCATCCGCCACGCGGCAATAGAGGCAATCCGCTCCGGTAAGACACATTATACGCACGCCATGGGCCTTCTCGAGCTTCGCGAGGCGATCTGCGAGCATTATCTTGCCGAATACGGGGTCAGAATAAGCCCGGAGCGGATTCTGGTTACCTCGGGCACTTCTCCGGCATTTCTTTTCATGATGCTCGCGATGCTGGAACCTGGAGACGAGGTCATCCTTTCCAACCCGCATTACGCGTGCTATCCCAACTTTATTCGCACAGTGGGTGGCGAACCGGTCTTTGTCCGAACCCATCCCGAGGAGGGGTTTCAGTATCGACCGGAGGCGATAAAAAGCGCTCTGACCCCGCGCACCCGGGGTATCGTCATCAACTCCCCCTGCAATCCCACCGGCATAGTGATGAACGACCAAAACCTCCGTGATATCGCGCAGTTCGGCGACCGGTACATCATCTCGGACGAGATATACCACGGACTGGTGTACCGGGGCAGGGCGCGCTCCATCCTTGAGTTCACCGACAGGGCCTTCGTGATAAATGGCTTCTCTAAGCTCTTCGCTATGACGGGATGGAGGCTTGGTTATGTCATTTTCCCGATGGAATTCGCCACGGTCATGCAGCGCATTCATCAGAATTTCGCCATTTCGGCGAACAGCTTCGTGCAATGGGCATGCGTGGCCGCTTTCCGGGACACAAAAGACGATATCGAGCTCATGCGCAGGACATACGACGAGCGCCGGGTGTATATGATCGAGCGGTTGAAACGGATAGGTCTGAAGATCCACATGGAGCCCACCGGGGCCTTTTATGTTTTCGCCGACGGCCGGCATATCTTCGATGACTCTTTCAAGGAAGCCTTTCGGATCGTTGACACCGTAAAGGTCGGAGTGACGCCCGGCATCGATTTCGGCAGCGGCGGAGAAGGGTTTCTTAGATTCAGTTATGCCAATTCGCTTGAAAATATTAAAGAGGGCCTGGATAGGGTTGAGAGGTATTTTAAGGAGCGGGGGTAA
- a CDS encoding glycosyltransferase family 2 protein: MRKHAKGRKKLVVVIPAYNEAERIGETIKALRAVSPSMKKAGLDYRLYVVNDGSEDGTGELAAKAGVDRVLRHKVNQGLGAAIRTGLAGARRDGADIVVKFDADLQHDPRDIIELVRPILDDEADVVYGNRFERIEYRMPFVRRIGNIVFTRLMRFLTGWPLEDGQPGIFAINRDYLEIFNLPGDYNYTQQILLDSYHKGMRFAHVTVSFRKRITGSSFVSLRYPFKVAAQILMVLISVEPMRVFSTAGFFFLFGAFLIFAVELVMFFNGLIPKPVVHVNAVLGLALFGLQTFFFGLLAELFVKNNRRR, from the coding sequence ATGCGGAAACATGCCAAGGGCCGTAAAAAATTGGTGGTGGTCATCCCCGCGTATAACGAGGCCGAGAGGATCGGGGAGACCATAAAGGCGCTTCGGGCCGTGAGTCCCTCGATGAAGAAAGCGGGGCTCGATTACCGTCTGTACGTCGTTAACGACGGCTCGGAGGACGGCACCGGCGAACTCGCCGCGAAGGCCGGCGTTGACAGGGTTCTCCGCCACAAGGTGAACCAGGGTCTGGGCGCGGCCATCCGTACGGGACTTGCCGGGGCGCGCCGCGACGGGGCCGATATCGTGGTGAAGTTCGACGCCGACCTGCAGCACGATCCGCGCGACATCATAGAGCTCGTACGCCCCATTCTGGACGACGAGGCGGACGTGGTGTACGGCAACCGCTTCGAGCGCATCGAGTACCGCATGCCCTTCGTCAGACGAATCGGCAACATCGTGTTTACGCGCCTCATGCGCTTTCTCACCGGCTGGCCGCTCGAGGACGGCCAGCCCGGGATATTCGCCATCAACCGGGACTATCTCGAGATCTTCAACCTGCCGGGCGACTACAACTACACCCAGCAGATCCTTCTGGATTCCTATCACAAGGGGATGCGTTTCGCCCACGTAACGGTGAGTTTCAGAAAGCGCATCACCGGTAGCTCCTTCGTCTCGCTCAGGTATCCGTTCAAGGTGGCCGCGCAGATCCTCATGGTGCTTATAAGCGTGGAGCCCATGCGTGTTTTCTCCACCGCGGGTTTTTTCTTTCTCTTCGGGGCTTTTCTCATTTTCGCCGTCGAGCTCGTCATGTTTTTTAACGGGCTCATTCCCAAACCGGTGGTGCACGTCAACGCGGTGCTGGGACTTGCGCTCTTCGGCCTGCAGACCTTCTTCTTCGGGCTTCTCGCCGAACTCTTCGTGAAGAACAACCGCCGGCGATGA
- a CDS encoding histidine kinase dimerization/phosphoacceptor domain -containing protein, with protein sequence MKRTMNWLSRQSIRVQLAVLVAACVLPALAIILYTGIESINLARAGAGENALRLVRGIASHQEGAVENTRRLLIKLSHVYTAGCRWGGSSQFLREILRINPMYANLKIASADGTVHASAVSSESFSIAEHGYFRDAVKTGEFAVGNYMKSRIAKRMVLHCAYPVVSGGTVRSVLVATIDVSYYERLFIKANLPEGSSLVLADHTGTRIYRYPHPEKYEGLVDLDHMIRNMSGARVEGSFIDRGADGVRRLYGYKRLYHPGKREPIYLRVGIPERIALAGANFLVLRNLALLGVAAALALLLAYALGTSTIVRPLERLVAASRRLGLGDLSARTGMTHDGGEIGQLATAFDEMAAAIATKERERANSERKLRESGERYRSLVENINEVIYTLDMEGRLTYISPAAYRLSQFTVDDIIGKEFINYVHPDDLPGLREMYKRALAGEIEQYEYRIFDKDGSVRHVRTSSRLLVEDGKPVGITGLMSDITEKRLNEERLRTSLREKETLLREIHHRVKNNLQVITSFLNLQSREIKDPALLELFRNSERRIRSMALIHEQLYRSDNFSMIDFGKYIENLARYLHGIYQIGSRFINWRVNAESIFLSIDRAIPCGLLLNEVLSNSFKHAFHGRERGEISVEFKRHNNHYSLAAADDGVGFQDDFTGSAASTLGFQIIISLVDQIGGSMEIRRDNGAGVIITFPVDDPYKARI encoded by the coding sequence ATGAAAAGAACCATGAACTGGCTTTCCAGACAATCGATACGCGTACAGCTCGCGGTGCTGGTGGCGGCATGCGTACTGCCAGCCCTGGCTATAATACTGTACACCGGGATCGAGAGCATAAACCTCGCCAGGGCCGGCGCCGGGGAGAACGCCCTGCGCCTGGTGCGCGGCATCGCCTCGCACCAGGAGGGGGCCGTGGAGAACACGCGCCGGCTCCTCATAAAACTCTCGCATGTTTACACCGCCGGGTGCCGTTGGGGTGGCAGCTCTCAGTTTCTCCGGGAGATTCTGCGAATCAACCCCATGTATGCCAACCTGAAAATCGCCTCCGCCGACGGCACGGTCCATGCTTCGGCCGTTTCGTCCGAGTCCTTCAGCATCGCTGAGCACGGGTACTTCCGTGACGCCGTAAAAACGGGCGAATTCGCGGTCGGCAATTACATGAAAAGCCGCATTGCGAAGCGCATGGTGTTGCACTGCGCCTATCCGGTGGTGTCGGGCGGAACGGTCCGTTCAGTGCTCGTGGCGACGATCGACGTATCGTATTACGAACGGCTTTTTATTAAGGCGAACCTGCCCGAAGGCTCGTCGCTTGTGCTCGCGGATCATACCGGCACGAGGATCTACCGCTACCCGCACCCCGAAAAATATGAAGGACTGGTCGACCTCGACCATATGATACGAAACATGTCGGGAGCCCGTGTCGAGGGCTCCTTTATCGATAGGGGCGCGGACGGGGTACGGCGACTTTACGGTTACAAGCGCCTGTATCATCCCGGCAAAAGGGAACCGATATATCTCCGTGTCGGCATACCGGAGCGCATCGCCCTGGCCGGGGCGAATTTTCTGGTGCTGCGTAACCTCGCGCTCCTCGGCGTCGCGGCGGCGCTCGCGCTGCTTCTGGCCTATGCGCTGGGAACCTCGACCATCGTCCGGCCGCTGGAGCGGCTGGTCGCGGCTTCGCGGAGGCTCGGCCTGGGCGACCTTTCGGCCAGGACCGGAATGACGCATGACGGTGGAGAGATCGGGCAACTCGCCACCGCGTTCGACGAGATGGCAGCCGCCATCGCGACAAAGGAGCGGGAGCGCGCGAACAGCGAGCGGAAGCTTAGGGAGTCGGGCGAGCGCTACCGGTCGCTGGTGGAGAACATCAACGAGGTCATTTACACGCTCGACATGGAGGGACGGCTCACCTATATCAGCCCGGCGGCATACCGGTTGAGCCAGTTTACGGTAGACGATATCATTGGAAAAGAATTCATCAATTACGTCCATCCCGACGACCTGCCGGGTCTGCGCGAAATGTATAAGCGCGCGCTTGCCGGCGAGATCGAGCAGTATGAATACCGCATCTTCGATAAGGACGGCTCGGTTCGGCACGTCCGCACCTCGAGCCGTCTCCTGGTTGAGGATGGAAAGCCGGTCGGCATCACCGGGCTTATGAGTGATATTACCGAGAAAAGGCTGAACGAGGAGCGCCTGAGGACATCGCTCCGCGAGAAGGAGACGCTGCTGCGTGAGATCCATCACCGTGTGAAGAACAACCTGCAGGTGATAACGAGCTTTCTGAACCTCCAGTCGCGCGAGATTAAAGACCCCGCCTTGCTCGAGCTCTTCAGGAACAGCGAGCGGCGCATCCGCAGCATGGCGCTCATCCACGAACAGCTCTACCGTTCGGACAACTTCTCCATGATCGACTTCGGTAAATACATCGAGAACCTGGCGCGCTATCTGCATGGTATCTACCAAATTGGTTCGCGCTTCATCAACTGGCGGGTAAACGCCGAGTCGATATTCCTGAGCATCGACCGGGCCATCCCCTGCGGCCTTCTGCTGAACGAGGTACTCAGCAACTCGTTCAAACACGCGTTCCACGGAAGGGAACGCGGTGAGATCAGCGTGGAGTTCAAACGCCACAACAATCATTACTCGCTCGCGGCGGCGGACGACGGCGTGGGATTCCAGGACGATTTTACCGGGAGTGCCGCCTCCACGCTGGGCTTTCAGATCATCATTTCGCTCGTGGACCAGATCGGCGGCTCCATGGAGATACGGCGCGACAACGGCGCGGGCGTGATTATCACCTTCCCCGTGGACGATCCATATAAAGCGCGTATATAG
- a CDS encoding SDR family NAD(P)-dependent oxidoreductase, with amino-acid sequence MKKTVIITGGNRGIGAAMAETLAAGGYTVKIVCRSRASAEEFIASARARGITGIEFFEGDLSTIASSIETADRIRAGASGFHAFVHNAALWPTEKIINSDGFEQSFVTNHLAPFVLNRRLEDLFLANRARVVQISAGLYIAGMKDYAAAATGDNFSLMKTYATTKLLNLIATMRFAQLWKGRPVTVNAIHPGVVNTGLVEMKGVGGMLLRLLRKLYLSPADGAAAPVRLVTDTSYESLTGAYFDRFKQTPLAPIALDDGFSLAVWEQAIALCAGREER; translated from the coding sequence ATGAAGAAAACGGTCATTATAACCGGCGGCAACAGGGGAATCGGAGCGGCCATGGCCGAAACGCTCGCCGCGGGCGGGTACACGGTCAAAATAGTCTGCCGCAGCCGCGCGAGCGCGGAGGAGTTCATCGCGTCGGCCCGGGCGCGCGGTATAACGGGAATCGAATTTTTTGAGGGGGACCTCTCCACCATCGCCTCGTCAATCGAGACCGCGGACAGGATCCGCGCCGGGGCGTCCGGGTTCCACGCATTCGTCCACAACGCGGCGCTGTGGCCCACGGAAAAAATCATCAACTCCGACGGCTTCGAACAGTCCTTCGTCACCAATCATCTCGCCCCCTTCGTCCTGAACCGCCGGCTGGAAGACCTTTTCCTCGCCAACAGGGCGCGCGTGGTGCAGATATCGGCGGGCCTCTACATCGCCGGAATGAAGGATTACGCGGCCGCCGCCACGGGGGATAACTTCAGCCTCATGAAGACCTATGCCACCACCAAGCTTCTCAACCTCATCGCCACCATGCGCTTCGCCCAACTCTGGAAGGGGAGGCCCGTCACCGTCAACGCCATCCACCCGGGCGTGGTCAACACAGGGCTCGTCGAAATGAAGGGAGTCGGGGGGATGCTCCTGCGCCTGCTCAGAAAGCTCTATCTCAGTCCCGCCGACGGCGCCGCCGCGCCGGTTCGGCTCGTTACGGACACTTCATATGAATCGCTTACCGGCGCGTATTTCGACCGCTTCAAACAAACGCCGCTCGCGCCCATCGCGCTCGACGATGGGTTCAGCCTGGCGGTCTGGGAGCAGGCCATCGCGCTGTGCGCAGGGAGGGAGGAACGATGA
- a CDS encoding crotonase/enoyl-CoA hydratase family protein — MSDYKFYLVEKKPPLAWVYLNRPEKKNAMNPPAWLESPAVFADLDNDPEIRAIILAAKGPGFSAGIDLVEMSAFVSEIADQNQKGGTKWKFLPKIYQLQETMSCIERCRKPVIAAVHGVCIGAGLDMITACDIRLCTEDAVFSLREAAVGFVADVGVLQRIPHIVGQGNARELAYRAGNITAKRAKEILLVNEVYADQATLMKEAEAMALEIAGNSPLAVQASKVVLNYGIGKTVDDALKYVATISANIIPSDDLIEAFTAFAEKRKPKFPGK, encoded by the coding sequence ATGAGCGACTACAAGTTCTACCTCGTCGAAAAGAAGCCCCCGCTTGCCTGGGTGTATCTCAACAGGCCCGAGAAGAAAAACGCGATGAACCCGCCGGCGTGGCTCGAAAGCCCGGCCGTGTTCGCCGACCTGGACAACGACCCGGAGATCCGCGCGATCATCCTCGCCGCAAAAGGGCCCGGTTTTTCCGCCGGCATCGACCTCGTCGAGATGAGCGCCTTCGTTTCCGAGATCGCCGACCAGAATCAGAAGGGCGGCACCAAATGGAAGTTCCTCCCGAAGATCTACCAGCTCCAGGAGACCATGAGCTGCATCGAGCGCTGCCGCAAGCCCGTCATCGCCGCGGTGCACGGCGTCTGCATAGGGGCGGGGCTCGACATGATCACGGCCTGCGACATCAGGCTCTGCACCGAGGACGCGGTCTTTTCACTGCGCGAGGCGGCGGTGGGCTTCGTGGCCGACGTGGGCGTGCTCCAGCGCATACCGCACATAGTGGGCCAGGGAAACGCCCGCGAGCTCGCCTACCGCGCCGGCAACATCACGGCGAAGCGCGCCAAGGAAATATTGCTGGTAAACGAGGTGTACGCCGACCAGGCAACTCTCATGAAGGAAGCCGAGGCGATGGCGCTCGAGATCGCCGGCAATTCGCCGCTGGCGGTGCAGGCGTCGAAGGTGGTGCTCAATTACGGCATTGGCAAGACCGTGGACGACGCGCTGAAATATGTCGCCACCATAAGCGCGAACATCATCCCTTCCGACGACCTCATCGAGGCGTTCACCGCCTTCGCCGAGAAGCGCAAGCCGAAGTTTCCCGGAAAGTGA
- a CDS encoding glycosyltransferase family 2 protein, producing the protein MKLIIQIPCYNEEKTLSLALKELPRRVKGFSKVEWLIINDGSTDKTVEIARKSGVDHIVGFTRNRGLARGFMLGLDSCLRLGADVIVNTDADNQYDARDIPELVRPILEGRADIVVGARPIAEIDHFSPVKKLLQKLGSYVVRMASHTNVPDAPSGFRAISRDAAMRLNVFNNYTYTLETIIQAGQKNMAITSVPVRVNEDLRPSRLVKSISSYVKRSILTIFRIFVVYKPFNFFITIGLIIFGAGFLVGVRFLYFLFTEGGAGHIQSLILVAILMGIGFQTILVAFLADLLAVNRNLMEDVQYRLRKIECDGKK; encoded by the coding sequence ATGAAGCTCATCATACAGATACCATGTTATAACGAGGAAAAGACGCTCTCCCTGGCGCTCAAGGAGCTGCCGCGCAGGGTGAAGGGCTTTTCGAAGGTCGAGTGGCTCATCATCAATGACGGCAGCACCGATAAAACCGTCGAGATCGCGCGCAAGAGCGGCGTGGACCATATCGTCGGGTTCACGCGCAACCGGGGGCTCGCGCGCGGCTTCATGCTGGGGCTCGATTCCTGCCTGCGCCTGGGCGCCGACGTGATCGTGAACACCGACGCGGACAACCAGTACGACGCCAGGGACATTCCCGAGCTTGTCCGGCCGATCCTCGAGGGCCGGGCCGATATCGTGGTGGGGGCGCGGCCGATCGCGGAGATCGACCACTTCTCGCCGGTGAAGAAACTTCTGCAGAAGCTCGGCAGTTACGTCGTGCGCATGGCGAGCCATACGAACGTCCCCGACGCGCCCTCGGGCTTTCGCGCAATCAGCCGCGACGCGGCCATGCGGCTCAACGTCTTTAACAATTACACCTATACGCTCGAGACGATCATTCAGGCCGGCCAGAAGAACATGGCGATCACCTCGGTGCCGGTCCGCGTAAACGAGGACCTGCGCCCCTCGCGCCTGGTAAAGAGCATCTCCTCGTACGTAAAGCGCTCGATACTCACGATCTTCCGCATCTTCGTGGTCTACAAGCCGTTCAATTTCTTCATAACGATCGGCCTGATCATATTCGGCGCGGGTTTCCTGGTCGGCGTGCGCTTCCTCTACTTCCTCTTCACCGAGGGCGGGGCGGGGCATATACAGTCCCTCATCCTGGTCGCCATACTCATGGGCATCGGCTTTCAGACGATACTGGTGGCGTTTCTCGCCGACCTGCTGGCCGTCAACCGCAACCTAATGGAGGACGTGCAGTACCGTCTTCGGAAGATCGAATGCGACGGGAAGAAGTAG
- a CDS encoding MaoC family dehydratase, whose amino-acid sequence MSTWRDKTIEGIRPGDVFIFKRTFSRHDTEIFGDITRDYNPVHYDARFAGAKGFAGPICHGLLVGGMLCELGGQLAWLASGMSFKFMRPVYFGDTITCTVVITDVDAKNRARAVAEFVNRDGIKVMEAHLTGHLPGNTDKNVLREMVAEGDESNRLHGRV is encoded by the coding sequence ATGTCAACATGGCGGGATAAAACCATAGAGGGAATCCGTCCGGGAGATGTTTTTATCTTCAAGAGAACCTTTTCGCGCCACGACACCGAGATCTTCGGCGATATCACCCGCGACTACAACCCGGTGCATTACGATGCGCGCTTCGCCGGGGCGAAGGGTTTCGCCGGTCCAATCTGCCACGGCCTGCTCGTCGGCGGCATGCTCTGCGAACTGGGCGGGCAGCTGGCCTGGCTTGCCTCGGGCATGTCGTTTAAATTCATGAGGCCGGTGTATTTCGGCGACACCATTACCTGCACCGTCGTGATCACCGATGTCGACGCAAAAAACCGCGCCCGGGCGGTCGCCGAGTTCGTCAACCGGGACGGCATCAAGGTGATGGAAGCGCACCTGACCGGGCATTTGCCGGGGAATACGGATAAGAATGTTTTACGTGAGATGGTGGCGGAGGGGGATGAAAGTAACAGGCTCCACGGGAGGGTTTGA
- a CDS encoding lysylphosphatidylglycerol synthase transmembrane domain-containing protein encodes MSTKPEKNTDASDEVIRERKRRILSIKTLVFLALSMALLFFLLRSIDLSATIETIANADLRLLLASCGAYLLSNLCKSVRYHVMLRDIRVTPFQMFAITSYQNFFNQILPARTGELTLIYYLKKVGGASLSRGLHILVVTRIYDLIIVAVFFMASVLAFYGDAIRPGLLAIGGICLAISVASLFNLKWLVIFADRIFNATARLIGLYNNRLVSKIREKAEPVVSEFSDYRTARQLPMLVLTSVAVWVVLYVFAYLTILAFRVDVGFVQAVVGNTGQVLANVLPVNSFGSLGTLEAGWAGGFMLVGMSSQDAITTAFGYHIINFVASGIIAAACYGVLALVKRRRW; translated from the coding sequence ATGTCGACGAAACCGGAAAAAAACACCGACGCCTCCGATGAGGTGATTCGGGAACGCAAGCGCCGCATCCTCAGCATAAAAACGCTTGTGTTCCTGGCGCTTTCGATGGCTCTTCTCTTCTTCCTGCTGAGGAGCATCGACCTGTCGGCCACGATTGAGACGATCGCGAACGCCGATCTCCGGCTGCTCCTCGCCTCGTGCGGCGCATATCTCCTCTCGAACCTCTGCAAGTCCGTTCGCTATCACGTCATGCTACGCGATATCCGGGTCACGCCGTTTCAGATGTTCGCCATCACGAGCTACCAGAACTTCTTCAACCAGATACTCCCGGCGCGCACCGGGGAGCTCACGCTCATCTATTACCTTAAAAAAGTCGGCGGCGCCTCGCTCTCGCGGGGCCTTCATATCCTGGTGGTAACGCGCATCTACGACCTCATCATCGTCGCAGTTTTCTTCATGGCCTCGGTGCTCGCGTTTTATGGCGATGCGATCAGACCGGGCCTGCTCGCGATCGGCGGCATCTGCCTTGCGATCTCAGTCGCTTCGCTCTTTAACCTTAAATGGCTGGTTATTTTCGCCGACCGGATATTCAACGCGACCGCGCGGTTGATAGGTCTTTACAACAATCGGCTGGTCTCAAAAATACGGGAGAAGGCCGAACCCGTTGTGAGCGAGTTCTCGGATTACCGTACGGCGCGCCAGCTCCCGATGCTTGTGCTCACGAGCGTCGCGGTGTGGGTCGTGCTGTACGTCTTCGCCTATCTCACGATCCTCGCCTTCCGCGTGGACGTGGGTTTTGTCCAGGCGGTGGTCGGCAATACCGGCCAGGTGCTGGCGAACGTGCTTCCGGTCAACAGTTTCGGGAGCCTCGGCACCCTTGAGGCGGGATGGGCCGGCGGCTTCATGCTGGTCGGCATGAGCTCCCAGGACGCCATCACCACGGCCTTCGGGTATCATATCATCAATTTCGTGGCGAGCGGTATCATCGCGGCGGCGTGCTATGGGGTGCTGGCGCTGGTGAAGCGGAGAAGGTGGTGA